One window from the genome of Nomascus leucogenys isolate Asia chromosome 12, Asia_NLE_v1, whole genome shotgun sequence encodes:
- the PSMB4 gene encoding proteasome subunit beta type-4, which yields MEAFLGSRSGLWAGGPAPGQFYRIPSTPDSFMDPASALYRGPITRTQNPMVTGTSVLGVKFEGGVVIAADMLGSYGSLARFRNISRIMRVNNSTMLGASGDYADFQYLKQVLGQMVIDEELLGDGHSYSPRAIHSWLTRAMYSRRSKMNPLWNTMVIGGYADGESFLGYVDMLGVAYEAPSLATGYGAYLAQPLLREVLEKQPVLSQTEARDLVERCMRVLYYRDARSYNRFQIATVTEKGVEIEGPLSAETNWDIAHMISGFE from the exons ATGGAAGCGTTTTTGGGGTCGCGGTCCGGACTTTGGGCGGGGGGTCCAGCCCCAGGACAGTTTTACCGCATTCCGTCCACTCCCGATTCCTTCATGGATCCGGCGTCTGCACTTTACAGAGGTCCAATCACGCGGACCCA GAACCCCATGGTGACCGGGACCTCAGTCCTCGGCGTTAAGTTCGAGGGCGGAGTGGTGATTGCCGCAGACATGCTGGGATCCTACGGCTCCTTGGCTCGTTTCCGCAACATCTCTCGCATTATGCGAGTCAACAACAGTACCATGCTGGGTGCCTCTGGGGACTACGCAGATTTCCAGTATTTGAAGCAAGTTCTCGGCCAGATGGT GATTGATGAGGAGCTTCTGGGAGATGGACACAGCTATAGTCCTAGAGCTATTCATTCATGGCTGACCAGGGCCATGTACAGCCGGCGCTCGAAGATGAACCCTTTGTGGAACACCATGGTCATCGGAGGCTATGCTGATGGAGAGAG CTTCCTCGGTTATGTGGACATGCTTGGTGTAGCCTATGAAGCCCCTTCGCTGGCCACTGGTTATGGTGCATACTTGGCTCAG CCTCTGCTGCGAGAAGTTCTGGAGAAGCAGCCAGTGCTGAGCCAGACTGAGGCCCGCGACCTAGTAGAACGCTGCATGCGAGTGCTGTACTACCGAGATGCCCGTTCTTACAACCGG TTTCAAATCGCCACTGTAACCGAAAAAGGTGTTGAAATAGAGGGACCATTGTCTGCAGAGACCAACTGGGATATTGCCCACATGATCAG TGGCTTTGAATGA